A region of Streptomyces cinnamoneus DNA encodes the following proteins:
- a CDS encoding maleylpyruvate isomerase family mycothiol-dependent enzyme: MSLLSHERYCGEVIAETELLCTALRDADVSTPVPTCPDWTLAQLVLHLGGAHRAVEAVVRTRATEFAVPDVSQEAGGPAPADAAALAAWLTEGAATLVAALREAGPDARVWTFGGEQPAAFWFRRMAHETVIHRADAFAAVGSPFAVAPEVAADCLDEWLDILAFLHRLGRLPELSDVTGPDRTLHLHATDAAPELDAEWVIDGTQEHIAWRRAHEKAAVAVRGPLADLLCLVYRRLPLKDADRIEVVGDRELLEAWLERAKF; the protein is encoded by the coding sequence ATGAGCCTTCTCAGTCATGAGCGTTACTGCGGCGAGGTCATCGCCGAGACCGAACTGCTGTGTACGGCCCTGCGGGACGCCGACGTCTCCACCCCCGTACCCACCTGCCCCGACTGGACCCTCGCCCAGCTCGTCCTGCACCTCGGCGGCGCGCACCGCGCCGTCGAGGCCGTCGTGCGGACCCGGGCCACCGAATTCGCCGTGCCGGACGTGTCGCAGGAGGCCGGCGGCCCGGCCCCGGCCGACGCGGCCGCGCTCGCGGCGTGGCTGACCGAGGGCGCCGCCACGCTGGTGGCGGCCCTGCGGGAGGCCGGCCCCGACGCCCGGGTCTGGACGTTCGGCGGCGAGCAGCCCGCCGCCTTCTGGTTCCGCCGCATGGCGCACGAGACGGTGATCCACCGCGCCGACGCCTTCGCCGCGGTCGGCTCCCCCTTCGCCGTCGCCCCGGAGGTGGCCGCCGACTGCCTCGACGAGTGGCTGGACATCCTCGCCTTCCTCCACAGGCTCGGCCGCCTCCCGGAGCTGAGCGACGTCACCGGCCCCGACCGCACCCTTCACCTGCACGCGACGGACGCCGCGCCCGAGCTGGACGCGGAATGGGTCATCGACGGCACGCAGGAGCACATAGCGTGGCGGCGCGCCCACGAGAAGGCCGCCGTGGCCGTGCGGGGCCCGCTGGCCGACCTGCTGTGCCTCGTCTACCGCCGCCTGCCGCTGAAGGACGCGGACCGGATCGAGGTCGTCGGCGACCGCGAGCTGCTCGAAGCCTGGCTGGAACGAGCCAAGTTCTGA
- a CDS encoding LLM class F420-dependent oxidoreductase: protein MRLGLALGYWGRHPDPRQLALAQQAERLGYHSVWTSESWGSDAFTPLTWIAAHTRRIRLGTAVAQMAARTPTATAMHALTLDHLSGGRVLLGLGLSGPQVVEGWYGRPFPDSPLTATREYVDVVRQVLRRQAPVELAGRYHCHPYTGPGATGLGKPLRSVTHPLRAGLPVLLGAEGPRNVAQTTRVADGWLPLYWSPARSDLYAESLAGTPAGFMVAPLTQARICADVTEGLRPVKTMLALYIGGMGHAARNFHADLMARMGYGEEARRVQRLFLSGRREEAVEAVPDSFADEISLVGPRERVAERLELWRAGPVTDLLVITPDEETLRVLAELNS from the coding sequence GTGCGACTCGGTCTCGCCCTCGGTTACTGGGGCCGGCACCCCGACCCACGCCAGCTCGCCCTCGCCCAGCAGGCCGAGCGGCTCGGCTACCACTCCGTCTGGACCTCCGAGTCGTGGGGATCCGACGCCTTCACCCCGCTGACCTGGATCGCCGCCCACACCCGCCGCATCCGGCTCGGCACGGCCGTGGCCCAGATGGCCGCCCGCACGCCGACGGCCACGGCCATGCACGCCCTCACCCTCGACCACCTCTCCGGCGGCCGGGTCCTGCTCGGCCTCGGCCTGTCGGGCCCCCAGGTCGTCGAGGGCTGGTACGGACGCCCGTTCCCCGACAGCCCGCTGACCGCCACCCGCGAATACGTGGACGTCGTCCGGCAGGTGCTGCGCAGACAGGCGCCCGTGGAGCTCGCCGGGCGCTACCACTGCCACCCCTACACCGGGCCCGGCGCCACCGGCCTGGGCAAGCCGCTGCGCTCCGTGACCCACCCCCTGCGGGCCGGCCTGCCCGTGCTGCTGGGCGCCGAGGGCCCGCGCAACGTCGCCCAGACCACGCGCGTCGCGGACGGCTGGCTACCGCTGTACTGGTCGCCGGCGCGCTCGGACCTCTACGCCGAGTCCCTCGCCGGCACCCCCGCGGGCTTCATGGTGGCCCCCCTGACGCAGGCGAGGATCTGCGCGGACGTCACGGAGGGACTGCGCCCCGTGAAGACCATGCTCGCCCTCTACATCGGCGGCATGGGCCACGCGGCCCGCAACTTCCACGCCGACCTCATGGCCCGCATGGGATACGGGGAGGAGGCCCGCCGCGTCCAGCGCCTGTTCCTCTCCGGACGGCGGGAGGAGGCCGTGGAGGCGGTGCCGGACTCCTTCGCCGACGAGATCTCGCTGGTCGGCCCGCGCGAGCGCGTCGCCGAACGGCTGGAGCTGTGGCGGGCGGGCCCGGTCACCGACCTCCTCGTCATCACGCCGGACGAGGAGACCCTCAGGGTGCTGGCGGAGCTGAACTCCTGA